A stretch of Brassica napus cultivar Da-Ae chromosome C6, Da-Ae, whole genome shotgun sequence DNA encodes these proteins:
- the LOC106408921 gene encoding uncharacterized protein LOC106408921 encodes MMVFREMIAMAIIEHDLPYKFVEYKRIRMAFTYANSSIEYWSRNTAASDVLKIYESEKQKLRKFLNDFPGRVSLTTDLWSAITIEGYLCLTAHYIDVDWNLQAKILAFTAFPLPHSGIAIAMKLVELLEEWGLEKKVFCLTVDNASSNDSMHSIMKRQMHKDLFCSGEFFHVRWSAHILNLIVQDGLAVIGGALQKIRKSVKFVRGSESRERMFQNCVETVGTEVEGDEGLVLDVSTRWNSTFLMLSRAIKFKSALGNLADVEPSYVNCPSYSEWRRAEVICELLKPFSEITNLISGSSYPTSNLYFNEIWKIECLLRAHANYSDPVICEMVKCMKLKFEKYWEEYIDILAVAAVLDPRLKFHFLEYCFSVLDQSTCKRRLANVRSKIYKLFGVYKKNQRISSAATTSQGEIPDVPAGYGGFYAFFSQKVVGSGKSALDIYLDELLLDMAAYKKLNMLHYWRDNSARFKELATMAREVLSIPITTIASESSFSIGSRVLNKYISCLLPTNVQALVCTRNWLKGFPEMGDESVEKTEEEKEEEDKEKEKEEESGESIDLN; translated from the exons ATGATGGTGTTTCGTGAGATGATAGCTATGGCCATTATAGAGCATGATCTTCCTTACAAGTTTGTAGAGTATAAGAGGATTAGAATGGCTTTTACTTATGCCAATTCTAGCATTGAGTATTGGAGTAGAAACACAGCAGCTTCTGATGTGTTGAAGATTTATGAAAGTGAGAAGCAGAAACTTAGGAAATTCTTAAATGATTTTCCTGGAAGGGTTTCTTTGACAACAGATCTCTGGAGCGCTATTACTATCGAAGGATATCTCTGCTTGACTGCGCATTACATAGATGTTGATTGGAATTTGCAAGCTAAAATATTGGCTTTCACCGCTTTTCCTCTGCCTCATTCTGGAATAGCCATTGCTATGAAGCTGGTTGAGCTGCTGGAGGAGTGGGGACTGGAAAAGAAGGTCTTCTGTCTCACTGTAGACAACGCTTCTTCGAATGATAGCATGCATAGTATCATGAAGAGACAGATGCACAAAGATCTGTTCTGCAGTGGAGAGTTCTTCCATGTACGATGGTCAGCACACATCCTTAATCTTATTGTTCAAGACGGCTTAGCAGTGATTGGAGGAGCTTTGCAGAAAATCAGGAAGAGTGTCAAGTTTGTTAGAGGATCAGAAAGCAGGGAAAGAATGTTTCAAAACTGTGTTGAAACAGTGGGAACCGAGGTCGAAGGTGATGAAGGTCTGGTCTTAGATGTAAGCACACGTTGGAATTCTACTTTCCTTATGCTTTCTAGAGCTATCAAGTTCAAATCTGCACTAGGTAACTTGGCGGATGTAGAACCGAGTTATGTGAATTGTCCCTCTTATTCTGAGTGGAGGAGAGCAGAAGTGATATGCGAGTTGTTGAAGCCATTTTCTGAGATTACAAATTTGATTTCGGGTTCCTCATACCCAACATCAAATTTGTATTTCAATGAAATTTGGAAGATTGAGTGTTTGTTGAGAGCTCATGCAAATTATTCTGATCCTGTTATTTGTGAAATGGTGAAGTGTATGAAGCTCAAGTTTGAGAAATACTGGGAAGAATACATTGATATCCTTGCAGTTGCTGCAGTTTTGGATCCAAGACTGAAATTTCACTTCTTAGAATATTGTTTCTCGGTTTTGGATCAGTCTACTTGTAAGAGAAGGTTGGCTAATGTTCGTTCAAAGATCTATAAACTGTTTGGAGTTtacaagaaaaaccagagaatcAGTAGTGCTGCAACAACTTCACAAGGAGAAATACCCGATGTTCCAGCCGGTTATGGG GGCTTCTACGCCTTCTTTTCTCAGAAAGTTGTTGGCAGTGGCAAGTCTGCTCTCGACATATATCTAGATGAGCTATTGCTTGACATGGCCGCTTACAAGAAACTGAATATGTTACATTACTGGAGAGACAACTCAGCTCGGTTCAAAGAGTTGGCAACAATGGCACGAGAGGTTCTGAGTATACCCATAACAACTATTGCTTCAGAATCTTCGTTTAGCATTGGTAGTAGAGTCCTTAACAAGTACATAAGTTGTCTTCTACCTACTAATGTCCAAGCCTTGGTTTGTACAAGAAATTGGTTAAAAGGGTTTCCTGAAATGG GTGATGAGTCTGTTGAGAAgacagaagaggagaaagaagaagaggataaagagaaggagaaagaagaagagagtggagAGTCAATAGACTTGAATTGA
- the LOC106410637 gene encoding probable acyl-activating enzyme 18, peroxisomal: protein MWKSIGELNSEDYVKAGLSLEKAKGFQKVVTDVISRTKGVDPRDQWKALVDECVLKPWHPHPLHQLLYYSIYSNWDASIHGPPLYWFPSLSLSKYTNLGRLMETHGPRLLGASYKNPLESFELFRRFSVEHPEVYWSIVIDELSLKFHTPPRCILDKSKPGGTWLPDAVLNTAECCLIPSSLSQREDDSLAVVWREEGFDDSPVNKMTFKELRQRVMLVANAISGSFATGDTIAIDMTMTVDAVIIYLAIILAGCIVVSIADSFAAKEIATRLKISNAKGIFTQDYILRGGRRFPLYSRVVEAAPSKIIVLPASGTELRVQLRDQDIPWKDFLSKASVENNYGPIYLPVNSVINILFSSGTTGEPKAIPWTQLSPIRSACDGWAHFDVKVGNTYCWPTNLGWVMGPTLIFSCFLTGTTLALYHGSPLGHGFGKFVQDAGVTILGTVPSLVKTWKRTNCMEGLNWTKIKYFATTGEASNVDDVLWLSSKAYYKPVIEVCGGTELASSYIIGSPLQPQAFGAFSTPTMATRIIIFDENGVPYPDDQPCTGEVGLFPQHFGATDRLLNADHEEVYFKGMPMYKETRLRRHGDILKRTVGGYFTVQGRSDDTMNLGGIKTSSIEIERVCDQADECISETAAVSITPANGGPELLALFAVLKEGFKKLSEEELKRKFSRAIQKDLNPLFKVSFVKIVAEFPRTASNKLLRRVLRDKMNQEIQSVRSRI, encoded by the exons ATGTGGAAGAGCATAGGAGAATTGAATAGTGAGGATTATGTGAAAGCTGGATTGAGTTTGGAAAAGGCTAAGGGGTTTCAGAAAGTGGTAACAGATGTGATTTCAAGGACTAAAGGTGTTGATCCAAGAGATCAATGGAAGGCTTTGGTGGATGAGTGTGTACTTAAGCCATGGCATCCTCATCCTCTTCATCAGCTTCTCTATTACTCTATCTATTCAAACTGGGATGCATCTATCCACGGCCCTCCTCTCTACTGGTTCCCTTCTCT ATCTCTGTCAAAATACACAAACTTAGGAAGGCTAATGGAAACTCACGGGCCAAGGCTTCTTGGTGCTTCATATAAAAACCCTCTAGAGAGTTTTGAGCTTTTCAGGAGATTCTCAGTTGAACATCCTGAA GTTTATTGGTCTATTGTTATCGATGAGCTTTCACTTAAGTTTCACACCCCTCCGAGGTGCATCCTTGACAAATCAAAACCTGGAGGGACATGGCTTCCTGATGCAGTACTTAATACTGCTGAATGTTGTCTGATACCTTCAAGCCTCTCTCAGAGGGAGGATGATAGTTTGGCTGTTGTATGGCGAGAGGAAGGCTTTGATGATTCTCCAGTCAATAAAATGACATTCAAAGAACTCCGCCAGCGAGTAAT GTTGGTGGCAAATGCGATAAGTGGAAGTTTTGCAACGGGTGACACGATTGCCATCGATATGACAATGACAGTGGATGCAGTGATTATATATCTGGCAATCATATTAGCTGGTTGTATTGTTGTCTCCATCGCAGACAGCTTTGCAGCTAAAGAAATTGCCACAAGGTTGAAAATCTCCAATGCAAAAGGCATTTTCACTCAG GATTATATACTCAGAGGAGGTCGGAGATTTCCTTTATACAG TCGGGTGGTTGAAGCTGCTCCATCAAAGATCATTGTCCTCCCAGCTTCAGGGACTGAACTGCGTGTTCAGTTAAGAGATCAGGACATACCATGGAAGGATTTTCTGTCCAAAGCTAG TGTAGAGAACAACTATGGCCCCATCTATCTACCTGTAAACTCTGTGATTAATATTCTCTTCTCATCTGGAACTACAG GTGAACCGAAGGCTATACCATGGACACAACTCTCGCCAATTCGTAGTGCTTGTGATGGATGGGCTCATTTTGATGTCAAAGTGGGTAACACATACTGTTGGCCTACGAATCTCGGATGGGTGATGGGACCAACTCTTATATTTTCTTGCTTTCTAACCGGTACAACGCTTGCACTCTATCACGGGTCTCCCCTCGGCCACGGTTTTGGAAAGTTTGTTCAG GATGCTGGAGTCACGATTCTTGGTACTGTTCCAAGCTTGGTGAAAACTTGGAAGAGGACAAACTGTATGGAAGGGCTTAATTGGACAAAGATAAA ATATTTTGCCACAACAGGAGAAGCTTCAAATGTTGATGATGTTCTCTGGCTTTCTTCTAAAGCTTATTATAAACCTGTGATCGAAGTTTGTGGAGGCACTGAACTCGCTTCTTCGTACATCATTGGAAGCCCGCTTCAACCTCAGGCTTTTGGAGCGTTTAGCACACCAACCATGGCTACTAGAATCATCATCTTTGATGAAAACGGTGTCCCATAT CCGGATGATCAACCGTGTACTGGAGAAGTTGGTTTGTTCCCGCAGCACTTTGGAGCCACGGATAGACTTCTGAACGCAGACCATGAGGAAGTTTACTTCAAGGGAATGCCAATGTATAAAGAAACA CGACTTAGAAGACATGGTGACATCTTGAAGAGAACCGTAGGAGGATATTTCACTGTTCAAGGCAGATCTGATGATACCATGAACCTTGGAGGAATTAAG ACAAGTTCTATTGAGATAGAACGAGTGTGTGATCAAGCCGATGAATGCATCTCTGAGACGGCTGCAGTCAGCATAACTCCGGCTAACGGTGGTCCAGAGTTACTGGCCTTATTCGCAGTCTTGAAAGAAGGGTTCAAGAAACTTAGTGAAGAAGAGCTCAAGAGAAAATTCTCAAGAGCCATTCAAAAGGATCTTAATCCTCTCTTCAAG GTGAGTTTCGTGAAGATTGTGGCTGAGTTTCCAAGAACGGCTTCGAACAAGTTACTAAGAAGAGTCTTGAGAGATAAAATGAATCAAGAAATACAATCTGTACGGAGTCGAATATAG